In Xylanibacter ruminicola 23, a single genomic region encodes these proteins:
- a CDS encoding YncE family protein → MKQLAYYILTLLLLSACRQDVMIVPMEKSDPGGKTQQGDIIGMYLLNEGNMGSNKSSLDYLDLSDSTAHYYRNIYSQRNPSTVMSLGDVGNDCQIYGSRLWLVINCSNKVEVARADSAIRIGKVNIPNCRYVTFNDRYAYVSSYVGTVYASSNSPLGSVYKVDTLTLQKVDSCSVGYQPEEMAIIGNQLYVANSGGYQGMTGQGYESTVSVIDMATMQETSKVEVAPNLHHLKADKYNQLWVTARGDYMTEAPSIWWLAPDENGQMKVGGHIDQAVSDLCIVGDSLYFYGSQWSEVSMSNTITYGIINVKTHQVVSTSLSSAPEISKIRMPYGIIVNPIHRDFYLMDAKNYVSSGELLHFLPDGTFDWKVSTGDIPAHAAFLFKTTKK, encoded by the coding sequence ATGAAGCAGCTAGCGTACTACATATTAACCCTGTTGCTCCTTTCGGCCTGTCGCCAGGATGTGATGATAGTGCCGATGGAGAAAAGCGATCCAGGCGGTAAAACGCAGCAGGGCGATATCATAGGTATGTATCTGCTGAATGAGGGCAACATGGGATCGAACAAGTCGTCGCTCGACTATCTCGACCTGTCGGATTCTACAGCCCACTATTATCGCAACATCTACTCGCAGCGCAACCCAAGTACTGTAATGTCGCTGGGCGATGTGGGTAACGACTGTCAGATATATGGCTCGCGTCTGTGGCTGGTTATCAACTGCTCAAACAAGGTTGAAGTGGCCCGTGCCGATTCGGCTATCAGAATAGGAAAGGTAAACATTCCTAACTGCCGATACGTGACGTTTAACGATCGCTATGCCTACGTGTCATCGTATGTGGGAACGGTTTATGCTTCGAGCAACAGTCCGTTGGGTAGCGTGTATAAGGTAGATACACTCACCTTGCAAAAGGTTGACTCTTGTAGTGTAGGCTATCAGCCTGAGGAGATGGCCATTATCGGCAACCAGCTATATGTAGCCAACAGTGGTGGCTATCAAGGTATGACGGGACAGGGTTATGAGAGTACGGTAAGTGTGATAGATATGGCTACCATGCAAGAAACCAGCAAGGTAGAGGTTGCCCCCAACCTGCACCACCTGAAGGCCGATAAGTACAATCAGCTGTGGGTAACGGCTCGTGGCGACTATATGACTGAGGCACCAAGCATCTGGTGGCTGGCACCCGACGAAAACGGCCAGATGAAAGTAGGTGGACACATCGATCAGGCAGTAAGCGATCTGTGTATTGTGGGCGATTCGCTCTATTTCTACGGTTCTCAATGGAGCGAGGTGTCGATGAGTAATACCATCACCTATGGTATCATCAACGTAAAAACGCATCAGGTGGTAAGCACCAGTCTGTCGAGTGCACCCGAGATTAGCAAGATACGCATGCCTTATGGCATCATTGTAAACCCCATCCATCGCGATTTTTATCTGATGGATGCCAAGAACTATGTATCGAGTGGCGAGTTGCTGCACTTCCTGCCCGATGGCACCTTCGACTGGAAGGTAAGCACAGGCGATATACCCGCCCACGCAGCATTTTTATTTAAAACAACAAAAAAATGA
- a CDS encoding helix-turn-helix domain-containing protein, with translation MELQRRLEHWLITLFMLFAMQLYALDVKHFTFSHLSIADGVDNQRIFSVCQTTSGAIWWSSMKGVGRYNGSKVRIYRLDDGTPFAHLGGRVIKMATNDKAIYAFDNRGSIYLFQSVLDGFKPVASISKKLGHEVALNDIHVKDGNLFLALHDGVYLLKDTTLTQVMKGTYVNQIVPMMGHLLFCARDGVYNERGQRLLPYNAEFGYYDEMSGRLWIGGYENGLHMVTISQNGKITSDEFVRISDQNLYRNPIRSICPYDDDTMLIGIDGQGVYQISRDGRGGCSLLFDANESEHSMLHGNGVYAMLVDSWKNIVIGTYSGGIDIARPISTTTAIYQHLANNQQSLLNDNVNMVMPLSADVLLMGTDNGISIKNLTTGQWQHCCQGTVVLNASKKADGSVLVSTYGKGVIEIDSRGNVRQIYTKDNSFLKDDHVYATLYDKDGGLWIGSLNGDLVYSPVSQISQKQAECRNYPVHDVQAITQLTSGQIVVGTAFGLKLITPGSAEVKELDYTPAGVTDVNPFVTHLLASGMELWIATDGGGVYVYHLGKHVSRQITTTNGLPSNYVRSLVKSRDGRIWIATDEGLAFVKSGEGDKVINANYCYGFNREYSRGAAQVLPDGDIVFGSTTGAIIIHPENVQPLNYTASITFVGVNCDVDSDKLQNTKVFNLLNQGRLSLSYRQRTFDLQFESVNMRNHFDIVYRYKMGRGEWSKPTDQQYIRFVNLEPGEHQLTLQCLSRTTGTVLDSKTLIITIAQPWWSSWWMWCIYIALVLLAFYTAWQVYKLHEKYMRLTIDHLKATNASTPASVPAADEPEEVQVADSDEAESDFVDKATQLISEHLSDTDYSIDSLCREMAMSRTLFYVKLKSFTGKSPQDFIRIIRLERAAQMLRNGRSVSDAATLAGFENAKYFSTVFKKYFGVSPSKYK, from the coding sequence ATGGAACTACAACGAAGATTAGAACATTGGCTGATTACGCTGTTCATGCTTTTTGCTATGCAACTTTATGCCTTAGATGTGAAGCATTTTACTTTCTCACATCTGAGTATAGCTGATGGTGTGGATAATCAGCGTATATTTTCTGTTTGCCAAACCACATCTGGTGCCATTTGGTGGTCGTCTATGAAAGGCGTAGGTCGCTATAATGGCTCGAAAGTAAGAATATACCGACTCGACGATGGTACGCCTTTCGCTCATCTTGGCGGGCGTGTTATTAAGATGGCCACTAACGATAAAGCCATTTATGCTTTTGATAATCGTGGCTCCATCTATCTTTTCCAGTCAGTTCTTGATGGTTTTAAACCAGTAGCCAGCATCTCCAAGAAGCTGGGGCACGAGGTGGCATTAAACGATATCCACGTAAAGGATGGCAACCTGTTCCTGGCCTTGCACGATGGTGTTTATCTGCTGAAGGACACCACACTTACCCAAGTGATGAAGGGAACTTATGTAAACCAGATTGTACCTATGATGGGCCATCTGCTGTTCTGTGCCCGCGATGGTGTATACAATGAACGAGGCCAGCGATTGTTACCTTATAATGCTGAGTTCGGCTACTACGATGAAATGTCGGGCCGCTTATGGATTGGAGGTTACGAGAATGGTCTTCATATGGTAACCATTAGTCAGAATGGCAAGATTACTTCCGATGAGTTTGTGCGTATATCTGATCAGAATCTGTATCGTAATCCTATCCGTAGCATTTGTCCTTACGACGATGATACCATGCTGATCGGCATTGATGGACAAGGTGTTTATCAGATTAGTCGTGATGGTAGGGGCGGTTGCTCCTTGCTCTTCGATGCCAACGAGTCGGAGCATAGCATGTTGCATGGCAACGGCGTTTATGCCATGCTGGTAGATAGTTGGAAAAACATCGTGATAGGTACCTACTCTGGTGGTATCGACATCGCCCGTCCTATCAGCACTACCACAGCCATCTATCAGCATCTGGCAAACAACCAGCAGAGTCTGCTCAACGATAATGTGAACATGGTGATGCCGCTTTCGGCTGACGTGTTGCTGATGGGTACCGATAATGGTATTAGCATTAAGAACCTTACTACTGGGCAATGGCAGCATTGTTGTCAGGGTACAGTTGTGCTTAACGCCAGCAAAAAAGCCGATGGTAGTGTGCTGGTTTCAACCTATGGTAAAGGCGTTATCGAGATTGATAGTCGAGGCAATGTACGTCAGATATACACAAAAGACAATAGTTTTTTGAAAGACGACCATGTTTATGCCACCTTATATGATAAGGATGGTGGTCTGTGGATAGGCTCTTTGAATGGCGATCTGGTATATAGTCCTGTATCGCAAATCAGTCAGAAACAAGCCGAATGTCGCAACTATCCAGTACACGATGTTCAAGCCATTACACAGCTCACTTCTGGACAGATTGTGGTTGGTACAGCCTTTGGACTTAAGCTGATTACACCTGGTAGCGCCGAGGTTAAGGAGTTAGACTATACACCTGCTGGTGTAACCGATGTAAACCCATTTGTAACACATCTGCTGGCTTCGGGCATGGAGTTGTGGATAGCTACCGATGGTGGTGGCGTTTATGTTTACCATCTTGGCAAGCACGTCAGTCGACAGATAACTACAACCAACGGCCTTCCATCTAACTATGTACGCAGCTTGGTTAAAAGCCGCGACGGACGTATATGGATTGCTACGGACGAAGGTTTGGCTTTTGTAAAGTCGGGCGAAGGCGACAAGGTTATTAATGCCAATTACTGTTATGGTTTTAATCGGGAGTACTCGCGTGGAGCAGCTCAGGTACTGCCCGATGGCGATATCGTATTTGGCTCAACTACAGGTGCCATCATCATTCATCCTGAGAATGTACAGCCCCTTAATTATACTGCCAGCATCACTTTCGTTGGTGTTAACTGCGATGTAGATTCGGATAAACTGCAGAATACAAAGGTGTTTAACCTGCTTAACCAAGGCAGGTTGAGTCTTTCTTACCGTCAGCGCACGTTCGATCTGCAGTTCGAGAGTGTAAACATGCGTAACCACTTCGATATCGTTTACCGCTACAAGATGGGACGTGGCGAGTGGAGTAAACCCACCGACCAGCAGTATATACGCTTTGTTAATCTCGAGCCAGGCGAGCATCAGCTAACACTACAATGCCTCAGTCGTACAACAGGTACTGTGCTCGACTCCAAAACGCTGATTATTACAATTGCCCAACCTTGGTGGAGCTCGTGGTGGATGTGGTGCATCTATATTGCTTTGGTATTGTTGGCGTTCTATACCGCTTGGCAGGTATATAAACTGCACGAAAAGTACATGCGCCTGACCATCGATCATCTGAAGGCTACCAATGCTTCTACACCTGCATCAGTACCCGCTGCCGACGAGCCCGAAGAGGTGCAGGTTGCTGATAGCGATGAGGCAGAATCCGACTTTGTAGATAAGGCTACCCAACTGATATCCGAACATCTTAGCGACACCGATTATTCTATTGACAGTCTTTGTCGCGAAATGGCTATGAGTCGTACACTGTTCTATGTAAAACTGAAGTCGTTTACAGGTAAATCGCCTCAGGACTTTATCCGTATCATCCGTTTGGAGCGTGCAGCCCAGATGCTGAGAAACGGACGTAGCGTATCAGATGCAGCTACACTTGCAGGCTTCGAAAATGCCAAGTATTTCAGTACAGTATTTAAGAAATACTTCGGCGTATCGCCCTCAAAATACAAGTAA
- a CDS encoding manganese efflux pump MntP family protein, with protein MNSLDIWMLAVALAMDCFTVSIVSGVIVRRWLWAMILRMAFLFGLFQAVMPLIGWLTTNHFSEQLEAIDHWIAFGLLAFLGGKMIRESFSDEEEQQFNPKNLRTQLVLAVATSIDALAIGISFACTGYRAFAQIAYPLLIIGLVSFMFSFVGYRLGVRFGKSIARKLKPELLGGIILIVIGIKILITHLLA; from the coding sequence ATGAACTCGCTGGATATATGGATGTTAGCCGTTGCTTTGGCTATGGATTGCTTCACGGTTTCGATTGTGAGCGGTGTTATCGTTCGCCGTTGGTTGTGGGCGATGATTCTGCGTATGGCTTTTCTGTTCGGACTGTTCCAGGCCGTGATGCCACTGATAGGCTGGCTGACTACCAACCACTTTAGCGAGCAATTGGAAGCTATCGACCATTGGATAGCCTTTGGCTTGCTGGCGTTTTTAGGTGGAAAAATGATTCGCGAATCGTTCTCTGACGAGGAAGAACAGCAGTTTAACCCTAAGAACCTGCGCACCCAGTTGGTGCTGGCCGTAGCTACAAGTATTGACGCGCTGGCCATCGGAATATCGTTTGCTTGTACAGGCTATCGTGCCTTTGCACAGATAGCTTACCCGCTTTTAATCATCGGTCTGGTATCTTTCATGTTCAGTTTTGTAGGCTACAGGTTGGGCGTAAGGTTCGGCAAATCGATAGCTCGCAAGCTAAAGCCAGAACTTTTAGGCGGTATTATTCTGATAGTAATAGGTATAAAAATACTGATTACACACCTGCTTGCATAA
- a CDS encoding alpha-galactosidase, giving the protein MKKILFLAFLMVSASTAWAKQVVIQTKNTTMVLDVETGKQPQYVYYGAKLSDYDLQNLQSPRDGRMDAYPAYGMNCPAEAAVAMTHADGNMSTELFATDVTTQGSVTQITLKDPKYPVQVVLCYQARFDEDMIETWTEIKNGEAKPITLTQFASCSLPIRRGNVWLSHFGGSWGNEARLIEEPIQLGQKVIKNKDGVRNAHTDHAEVMFSLDGKGRENSGDVIGAALCYSGNYQLKVETDDTEYHYFFAGINPDNSAYHLKKGETFTTPKVAFSFSKCGLSGVSRNFHKWGRKYMLAHGNKERKILLNSWEGVYFDINQQGMDQMMGDIASMGGELFVMDDGWFGVKYPRKTDNCALGDWEVDKNKLPEGIEGLLRDAKKHGIKFGIWIEPEMTNSVSELYDAHPDWVVKAPKRDVVKGRGGTQLVLDLANPKVQDFVFSIVDNLMTKYPEIDYIKWDANMAIMNHGSQYLTMNDQSHLYIEYHRGFEKVCQRVRAKYPNLTIQACASGGGRANWGVLPYFDEFWVSDNTDALQRIYMQWGTSYFFPAIAMASHISATPNHTVFRTTALKYRVDVAMSGRLGMEIQPKNMTDDEKELCRKAIAEYKQIRPIVQFGDIYRLVSPYDKQGLASLMYVDEQKSKSVFFWWKTESFQNEHLPRVKMAGLDASKNYKIHELNRIDLRPMDVEGKVFSGAYLMNHGLEMPYRNEPEWSKKNDWSSRVLLLEAQ; this is encoded by the coding sequence ATGAAGAAGATTCTTTTTCTAGCGTTCCTTATGGTCTCGGCCTCTACGGCTTGGGCAAAACAGGTTGTTATCCAAACCAAGAACACCACGATGGTGCTTGATGTAGAAACGGGTAAACAACCACAGTATGTGTATTATGGTGCAAAACTAAGCGACTACGATTTGCAGAATCTGCAATCCCCTCGTGACGGACGTATGGATGCTTATCCTGCTTATGGCATGAACTGTCCTGCCGAGGCAGCTGTAGCCATGACCCATGCCGATGGCAATATGTCGACAGAGCTTTTTGCAACAGATGTAACCACACAAGGCTCTGTTACTCAGATTACGTTGAAAGATCCCAAATACCCTGTTCAGGTAGTGCTGTGCTATCAGGCACGTTTCGATGAAGATATGATTGAAACCTGGACAGAAATCAAAAACGGCGAGGCCAAACCCATCACTCTTACGCAATTTGCCTCTTGTTCACTGCCCATCCGTCGCGGAAACGTATGGCTTTCGCACTTTGGCGGTTCGTGGGGCAACGAGGCTCGCTTGATTGAGGAGCCTATCCAGCTTGGACAGAAGGTGATTAAGAATAAGGATGGTGTACGCAATGCACATACCGATCATGCCGAAGTGATGTTCTCGCTCGATGGTAAAGGCCGGGAGAACAGCGGCGATGTGATTGGTGCCGCCCTCTGCTACTCAGGCAACTATCAGCTGAAAGTTGAGACCGATGACACAGAGTACCACTACTTCTTTGCTGGCATTAACCCCGATAACTCGGCCTATCATCTTAAGAAAGGTGAGACATTCACCACGCCAAAGGTGGCATTCAGCTTCTCAAAGTGTGGTCTCTCAGGTGTATCGCGCAATTTCCACAAGTGGGGCCGCAAATATATGCTGGCTCACGGCAATAAAGAGCGTAAGATACTGCTCAACTCTTGGGAGGGTGTTTACTTCGACATCAACCAGCAGGGTATGGACCAGATGATGGGCGATATAGCCTCGATGGGAGGCGAGCTCTTTGTGATGGACGATGGCTGGTTTGGCGTGAAATATCCTCGCAAGACCGACAACTGTGCCCTTGGCGACTGGGAGGTTGATAAAAACAAGCTACCCGAGGGTATCGAAGGTCTGCTTCGCGATGCCAAAAAGCACGGCATTAAGTTCGGCATATGGATTGAGCCAGAGATGACCAACTCGGTATCCGAACTCTACGATGCACATCCCGACTGGGTTGTAAAAGCACCAAAACGAGACGTAGTAAAAGGTCGTGGCGGCACGCAGCTGGTACTCGATCTGGCTAATCCAAAGGTGCAGGACTTTGTGTTCTCGATTGTAGATAACCTGATGACTAAATATCCTGAAATCGATTATATCAAGTGGGATGCCAACATGGCCATCATGAATCATGGTTCGCAGTACCTCACCATGAACGATCAGAGTCATCTTTATATCGAATATCATCGTGGTTTCGAGAAGGTTTGCCAGCGTGTTCGTGCTAAGTATCCCAACCTTACCATTCAGGCCTGTGCCTCTGGTGGCGGTCGTGCCAACTGGGGTGTTCTGCCATACTTCGATGAGTTCTGGGTAAGCGATAATACCGATGCACTGCAGCGTATCTACATGCAGTGGGGTACCAGCTATTTCTTCCCCGCCATCGCAATGGCTTCACACATTTCGGCCACACCTAACCACACCGTTTTCCGCACCACAGCGCTCAAATATCGTGTTGATGTAGCTATGAGTGGTCGCTTGGGTATGGAGATCCAGCCAAAGAATATGACTGACGACGAGAAGGAACTCTGCCGTAAGGCTATCGCCGAGTACAAGCAGATTCGTCCTATCGTACAGTTTGGCGACATCTATCGCTTGGTTTCGCCTTACGATAAGCAGGGATTGGCATCGCTCATGTATGTGGATGAGCAGAAGTCGAAGTCGGTATTCTTCTGGTGGAAAACCGAATCGTTCCAGAACGAGCATCTGCCACGTGTAAAAATGGCTGGTCTCGATGCCTCGAAGAATTATAAGATTCACGAGTTGAACCGTATCGATCTGCGTCCGATGGATGTCGAGGGTAAGGTGTTCAGTGGTGCCTATCTGATGAATCACGGCCTTGAAATGCCTTATCGTAACGAGCCCGAATGGAGCAAGAAAAACGATTGGAGCAGTCGTGTGTTGTTGCTTGAGGCACAGTAA
- a CDS encoding DUF4465 domain-containing protein, with protein sequence MKTNKLFGLAVLACGFALSFTSCTNDDNPVGGKRQATVSFENKKLGADGYWRGDESGTKFDNYGLEAFACQYKEKGVTFPVNYTPSWASWTGFAISNRTETTYKEQNPDQFNSAVGAAKSGNNFCVVYTYGEEIDFGRAVTLKGFWFTNEAWAVDAILNGDGMSPGKFEKDDWFKCTVTATLSDGSTKDVEVFLAKDGEYVKDWQFCDFQSLEKVTKLSFAFDSTKKNDYGPTTPTYMCIDDIEFEY encoded by the coding sequence ATGAAAACAAACAAATTATTCGGACTTGCAGTCCTCGCGTGCGGTTTCGCACTGTCGTTCACATCATGTACTAATGATGACAATCCAGTTGGTGGTAAGAGACAGGCTACAGTTTCTTTCGAGAACAAGAAGCTTGGTGCTGATGGCTATTGGCGTGGTGACGAATCTGGTACTAAGTTTGATAATTACGGATTAGAGGCCTTCGCCTGCCAGTATAAGGAAAAGGGGGTAACCTTCCCAGTAAACTACACACCTTCTTGGGCCAGCTGGACTGGTTTTGCTATCTCAAATCGCACAGAGACTACTTATAAGGAGCAGAATCCCGATCAGTTCAATAGTGCTGTAGGTGCTGCCAAGAGCGGTAACAACTTCTGTGTAGTATATACCTATGGCGAGGAAATCGATTTCGGTCGTGCCGTTACCCTGAAGGGCTTCTGGTTCACCAACGAGGCATGGGCTGTTGATGCCATCCTGAATGGCGATGGAATGTCTCCTGGTAAGTTTGAGAAGGACGACTGGTTTAAGTGCACAGTTACTGCAACACTGTCTGATGGTTCAACCAAGGATGTTGAGGTTTTCCTGGCTAAGGATGGTGAGTATGTAAAGGATTGGCAGTTCTGCGATTTCCAGAGTTTGGAAAAAGTTACCAAACTGAGCTTTGCATTCGATAGCACTAAGAAGAACGACTACGGTCCAACAACTCCTACTTACATGTGTATCGACGATATCGAGTTTGAGTATTAA
- a CDS encoding ABC transporter substrate-binding protein, with product MRYIQLLIIAVLLTACGGAKKNAPQQAGGDAVTFKYATQISVEKFDGYTVATIKNPWKEGMTLHRYVLIPADQEIPNHIPSGTIVRTPLKRAVMFTTVHCAMLMEFGKQDCISGVADLKYIKIPWIQEQVAKGKISDVGDGMSPVIEKIIDEHPDALFLSPFENSGGYGKLEEINIPIIECADYMEASPLARAEWLRFYGMLFGCEERADMLFQSVDNNYHQLKALAAKAKTKPSVVVDKVTGSVWYVPGGKSTIGQMIRDANAQYAWADDEHSGSISLPFETVLERAGDADVWLFRYSGDHDITYDELLSEHHGYNQFKAFKNQTAYGCDVERSLFYEESPFHPERLLSDFIHILHPELDTMTSMRYFKEVNR from the coding sequence ATGAGATACATTCAACTATTAATCATAGCAGTATTGCTCACAGCCTGCGGAGGTGCGAAGAAAAACGCACCTCAGCAAGCTGGGGGCGATGCTGTTACCTTTAAATATGCCACACAGATTAGCGTCGAGAAGTTTGATGGCTATACGGTGGCAACTATCAAGAACCCTTGGAAGGAGGGTATGACGCTACACCGTTATGTGCTGATACCTGCCGACCAGGAAATACCCAACCATATTCCCAGCGGTACTATTGTACGCACACCATTAAAACGCGCCGTAATGTTTACCACCGTACATTGCGCTATGTTGATGGAGTTTGGCAAACAGGATTGCATATCGGGTGTGGCCGACTTGAAGTACATTAAGATACCTTGGATTCAGGAGCAGGTGGCCAAAGGCAAGATAAGCGATGTGGGCGATGGTATGAGTCCTGTTATCGAGAAAATTATCGACGAACATCCTGATGCCCTATTCCTGTCGCCTTTCGAAAACAGCGGTGGCTATGGTAAACTCGAAGAGATTAACATCCCCATCATAGAATGTGCCGACTATATGGAGGCCTCGCCTTTGGCACGTGCCGAGTGGCTGCGTTTCTATGGCATGCTGTTTGGTTGCGAAGAGCGCGCCGATATGCTATTTCAGAGTGTAGATAACAACTACCACCAGCTTAAGGCATTGGCAGCAAAGGCTAAAACAAAGCCATCGGTAGTGGTTGATAAGGTAACAGGTAGCGTATGGTATGTGCCTGGTGGCAAGAGCACCATTGGCCAGATGATTAGGGATGCCAACGCACAATATGCTTGGGCCGACGATGAACACAGCGGGTCTATCTCGCTACCTTTCGAAACCGTTCTGGAGCGTGCTGGCGATGCTGATGTGTGGCTTTTCAGATATAGTGGCGATCATGATATTACCTATGATGAACTGCTGAGCGAACATCATGGTTACAATCAGTTTAAAGCGTTTAAGAACCAAACGGCTTATGGTTGCGATGTAGAGCGTTCGTTGTTCTACGAGGAGTCGCCTTTCCACCCTGAAAGACTATTGAGCGATTTTATCCATATTCTGCATCCCGAACTGGATACGATGACCTCGATGCGCTATTTTAAAGAGGTTAATCGCTAA
- a CDS encoding pyridoxal phosphate-dependent aminotransferase, translating into MIYGHGDDVFRYGDKVKINFSSNVYSQADYTELKEHLMQHFDVVGHYPEPDAHTLECLLAEKLGVKENTVMVTSGANEAIYLIAQLYKGWSSIIPQPTFSEYEDACRMFNHIISYDVKDEFDVLPKDRIYWICNPNNPTGNVLVKGMLNHIVRNHPRYLYVIDQSYADYTLAPMLEPKEMTDVFNLMLVHSLSKTFCIPGLRLGYIVASPIIIGRLKQIRQPWTINALAIEAGKYLIENHIQMIPDLKVYLQETMRLHANLSTIDGLKVMKTDTNFMLVSIHNSTAIELKRWLMDNYGILIRDASNIRGLDNNYFRVTTQQPEENDLLVEAITAYVDHLNEVSD; encoded by the coding sequence ATGATATACGGGCACGGTGACGATGTGTTTCGCTATGGCGACAAGGTGAAGATAAATTTCAGCTCGAATGTGTATAGTCAGGCCGACTACACAGAGTTGAAAGAACACCTGATGCAGCATTTTGATGTGGTGGGCCACTATCCTGAGCCCGATGCCCACACTTTGGAATGCCTGCTGGCCGAGAAACTGGGTGTAAAGGAGAACACCGTGATGGTTACCAGCGGCGCCAACGAGGCTATCTATCTGATAGCGCAGCTGTACAAGGGTTGGTCGTCAATCATTCCGCAACCCACATTTAGCGAATACGAGGATGCCTGTCGCATGTTTAACCATATTATATCATACGACGTTAAGGACGAGTTTGATGTACTGCCCAAGGACCGTATCTATTGGATTTGTAACCCTAACAACCCTACTGGCAACGTGCTGGTAAAGGGTATGCTGAACCATATCGTACGAAATCATCCACGCTATCTGTATGTCATCGATCAGTCGTATGCTGATTACACCTTAGCACCTATGCTGGAGCCCAAGGAAATGACGGATGTGTTTAACCTGATGCTGGTTCACTCGCTCTCTAAGACGTTTTGTATACCAGGTCTGCGCTTGGGTTATATCGTGGCCTCGCCTATTATTATAGGTAGATTGAAACAGATACGTCAGCCCTGGACGATTAACGCCTTGGCTATCGAGGCAGGCAAATACCTGATTGAGAACCATATACAGATGATTCCAGACCTGAAAGTATATCTTCAGGAAACGATGCGACTGCACGCTAACTTATCGACTATCGACGGATTGAAGGTCATGAAGACAGATACCAACTTTATGCTGGTATCTATTCATAACAGTACGGCGATAGAGTTGAAACGATGGCTGATGGACAACTACGGCATTTTGATTCGTGACGCTTCGAACATTCGCGGATTAGACAACAATTACTTCCGCGTAACTACCCAACAGCCCGAGGAAAACGACCTGTTGGTAGAAGCTATCACGGCGTATGTTGACCACTTGAACGAGGTTAGCGATTAA